The sequence AATACCTTCGTCGGGGTGTCCATCAGTGGAAACACCGGAGACTGACAGTGGATCCGCTGGACTCTCAGGAAAAAGGCCCCGTGGCCGTGATTACAGTAAAGCTGAGAGAAAGAAAGCAGGTTCATCTTCGTCCCCGGAGTACTTAAGCCGATTACAAGAAATTACTGAGAAACAAATACAGAGGTCCATAGAAAAgggggaaaaaaaagaaaagaccaGTGAAGAAGATAGGGAGATACAAAAGAAGAGATTGGACTTGGAAGCCCAAAAGTTAAGCATAAGACAAAGGGAACTCAAACTAGAAGAACTCAAATCGGCAGAACAACGTTTGCAGATGCTGTTGTCGACAAACGAAGAAGATGTAGATCCTGAAGTTTGGGTTGTCATGAAGGAACAGAAAAAAAATTGCAGCAGTTCATATTTACTTTTGAGCAATGATGAAAGGTTGTGTACGCTGTGCGCCTGTGCTATTCAGACTTGTTGAAACAATTTTAGGTTACTTCGTTTACGAATTTGTAATATGCGGAACCGTATTTGTTTGGTCGAACCACTGTATCTTAAGTTGTTTGGTGTTGTATTAGACAATAATGAGCTTGGATGTCATAAATGTTTGAACAAGATTATTGACAATCGAATGGTATGTTATAAATTGTTCAAGAAAACATGATTTCTTATGTTCCGTTGTGTGTGGTACAATAAAACTTAGTATGTGAACTAAAATGTACTAGGTTGTTTGGCAAATTTGCGAAACGTAGCTTATTTATTCGAATACAAACTTAGACGAAAACACATAACAAGTAGTGATAGTAAGTACGAACTCAGCTGCTACGACACTCTAGTATTACATACTTCCACGGCGACTCCATAAGTGCTCGACAAGATCATTTTGAAGGGAGCACGATCTATCTTGGCGACGTAGATCGAAGTGGTTAATAACCCATTCGGCACGGCCTTCCGCTATTATTTGAGATGAATCAATCCTTGAAGAGTTGTCTCCGAAATCAATGTTTGCAGCAAATGGGCCTTCGTCTTCAACGATCATGTTATGCATGATGATGCAAGCCGTCATTATCTCTGTCAAACGATTACGATCCCAACCATAAGCTGGTCCACGGAGCACCGCCCACCGGGCTTGAAGTACTCCAAATGCACGCTCAATATCCTTTCGGCAACTTTCCTGCATCTGAGTGAAGTAGACTTTCTTTTCCTCGTATGGGTGTCGGATTGCTTTCACAAAAGTAGGCCAGTTTGGGTAAATACCATCAGCGAGGTAATAACCGAAGTTGTACGCATTACCATTAACTGTGTAATTGACAGGGGGCATTCGACCAGTAGTGATTGGGTCAAAGACGGGGGAACGGTGGAGCACGTTCACGTCATTGTTTGTCCCAGGCATGCCAAAAAATGCATGCCAAATCCATAGATCATACGTTGCAACAGCTTCAAGTATCATGGATGCCCTACCATTTCGACCACAAAATTGACCTCGCCATGCCGTTGGACAGTTCCTCCACTCCCAGTGCATGCAATCGATGGATCCCAACATGCCAGGAAAACCCCGCGACTCACTATTATGCATGATGCGATTAATGTCATCTTGAGTTGGAGTGCGTAAATACCAAGCACTAAAACAATCAATGATTGCGCGACAAAAATGATGAAGGCATTCCCTAGCCGTTGATTCCCCAATTTGAATATACTCGTCTACCGCATCTGAAGGTAAGCCATAAGCAAGTATCCGCATGGCTGCACAAACTTTTTGTAATGGTCCTAGTCCGGGCATACCAGTTGCGTCAACTCTTTGTGTAAAGTAAATATCGTGTTGTTGAAGACCTTGCAGAATGCGGAGAAACAAAGGCCTACTCATGCGGAACCTATATAAATGGTATTGCATAATTGTCAAAACTAGAACAAATGATAACATAAGACTAATGTATGAAGTGCGCACCTTCTACGAAACACATGCGGTGGATACACTGGGTTAGCGGCGAAGTAGTGATGTTGGATGAGGTTTTCTCCAGCGAAATGATCTCTGTGAATGACACGGCGGGGTAGACCGGACCGTCGGCGGTGAAGGTGCTGCGCCGCAATGTTTAGGGTTAGTAGGTTGACAAGCAAAAGAGTTTCATCCTCACTATCACTCGAATCACTCGAAGCAAACTCATCTTCCGTATGGCTAGGAGACATAACGAACTTTCGATAACTTGATTCACTGAGTACTATGGGTGAAGAATATGGTAGAGGTTCATTGAATATATATAGGGGAGAGGAAAGGTTGGGGGGGTGGGAAGATGGCTTCCGTTCAAAGCCATCCGTGGCTTCGTATGAAAGGCAATGGTGTCTTGCATCGTAAGATAGTCGTGGCTTGCAGCGTACGACTGAAAGGTTTGTCTTCGAAAGTAAGTGTGGTTCAGAGAAGTTCGTGCACAAATGAATGGAACAATTCGGAATACCGCTAAGGTTCATTTATTGTACCTCTCTATTTTGTAAGATGGATTACAATTAATTATTGTAATATTTTATTATGTACTAAGTTTGTCTTAATTAAGAGTAATAATTTAAAAAAATTTGTTAACCTAGTTTCATGTAGTAATGATAACGTGTTGAAAAAAGAAATAAATATGAAAAAACAAGTTGGTTATGTTAGTTGTAGGGAAATGTATATTTAATGAGTAGAGGGATATGTAGGGGAATATTTAGGGGGAACGGTTGCGGAACGAGTAAATTTAGGGGAGGGAATCTTGCTGACGTGGCTGCATAGTAAGATTTAGGGGGAAAAATATAGGGGGAACGGCTGCGGATAGTCTGATCCCGTGACCACAAGCCCCCAGCCTTATTTTGTGCTACACCAATTGCCTCGTTTAATAAAAAGTTTTAAGTGAGAATCTTTAAAATTCACAGAAAAAACAGTGTAACTTATTTGATTTTAATTAATCTTTaagattattattatttttggATACTTTAAACTTCATGTTTCTGATTCATTTAGGAGTACGTAATTCTTTAAGCCTCATCATTTCAATCCCCTAGCCGCACCTTTCAAAGGAGGATGCAAACATAAGGGCATTGCTGGGGTATGCCCTTTCAAATCTAAATCTCTGCACAATTTATATGTGTAGGTTGATTGGCACACTAATATGCCTTTTTTTGAAATGTTCATATTTGTAACACCGCAAAATCTTAAATTTGGGTttaggggggggggggttaaaaaGAATCAAATTATAGTGTCTTCTCTTAAAACAAATAAGTATTAATGCACTTCTAATATGGCTACACATTAATCGATGAATAAAATAAGATTTGGATGGTATGCTGGAGTTACTCTTTGTGCATTTAAACTACAAGTTCAAATTCCAACTCAGTTTGGAAAATGATTTGAGATTTGAAATTGAGAATttaaaatataaaagaaatttaAAAAAGAAGAAGGTAGCTTACCGAATGGGCTTGGGCGCGGCACTtgtcttctcttctctctctgtgGCTATGCGTTGGTGACGTTGCGGGATGTTTCCAGGCAGATTGCCCTGCCCCTAATTTGTCAATGACTTGATTCCCATCATCTCGGCCGACCTGCAACAGCTATTAGTTAGGCTAACAACAAGGATAATACCACTACAACAAATAATACTGACAAAACTAATGGGACCAAAATTTCTGAAACATGGTAGCGGTAGCGGGAGAAATAGAAACTATATAATTTACAAAACCAGAACGAACTGTATCTGTATATCTATCTAGAAATTAGGAAGGCACCAAGTTTATTCAAGTTTCTACAGGTAAGAACTAATGGAGTAGCAGTTACATTAGCATATGATGCAAGCACAATGACTTGGTAAATAAATAAACTAACCAAACAAAAATCGAAACACAAGCCCGTCGGCCTAGTAGAGGAGTATCTAAAGCATGGCACTGGTACTATACTGAAGGACTACTCCAGTTTATAACGAAGAAATGTGTGGATGAGAGATGGTGGACGGAAGCAACAAATCAGGACAAGGACCCTAGGTGCTCCGGGCTGGATCCTGCTCCTGATGCTGTGGGGAGGCGGACCCTCCGAGCTTGCGATGGATGAAGGCCTTGGCACGCTGGGGCTCGATGTTGGCGTAGGAGAGCCTGGCGGCGGCGATGATGAGGGCGGCGCCGGTAGTGGCGCGCTGCGAACAGGTCGCCGTGTACTCGAGCCGAACCATGATGCCCTGCGGCGAGCAGGCGGGTGCTCTGCCTTCCGTAATTGGGCTCGGTGAGGCCCAAAATCTGTTGGGAAACATATAAACGATTGGTGTATATATGCTTGCTGAGATTATTCCCTCACACTGCAACGACACGATCGGGTGCTCATCGTACGTACGTAGGAGTAAACTATGTGCATGTTTTTCGATGCTAAATATTACACGGAAAAAACATAAGTAAAGGCTAGTTTGAGAACCACAATTTTCCAAAGAATTTTTATTTTCCCAtaaaaaaatgaactaattttccttaggAAATTTGGGTTCCTAAACTAGCCCTAAATATCATTAAGTGACCTGCTATAGTGTATTGGACGCATGATTTTAGGTAGTAGTTACTAAGCACTAGTTGATGATAAACTTTTAAAAGAGGGCGATAAGGCACTGGTTGATGCTCAACTTTTTACAAAGAGAGAGGTCAAAAGGGGCGCGGAGAATGTCTTTCTTATCCCCATGATGAGCATAACAACAACAACATGTAGCCACAAAGACAGTGAATGGATGTGATGTGTGGGGTGTATACTGGATAAAATATATATTGATGAGTGAAAGATAAAGTGAGCGGCTACTAGTGTATATATGTGATTTATAGAGATTCAGGCCACAAAACGCAATAGTATATGCCATCTTTATGTATGACAGATCGATGAATGCAAAGATGAAAACATTACATTCTCAAATATCGATTGAGCCATATGAGTGACTAGATCTCTTTTTTCTGCCGAGAGTTCCAGCCTAAGTGGCCTTCGCCTTCGTCTTCCTAGATGCTTACTTCTAGTGGTTTGTGCTTTGGTCTCCAAGCAAAATATGGGTTCCTTCTTCGGAAAGGCGGTTCTTTATACGTTGTTCTAtctctccccttttatagctcaatagAGGGCACGTTACATGCCTGCTGAATAGTGGGTCCTGTCCAACAGAGGTTCAACTAATCCTAACCACACTGTTGAGACTGTCTTATTGCAGTGGCAAATATGTCCTGACATAGAGGCAGATATTGTAGTTCACGCTATTATGTATGACATACCTAGTAATTTGTGTAGATGTTTGTACTTTATAATGCTTGTGAGTGCACTGGCACGTTTAGGTGTGGCTACACGAACGGTAGCATGTACTGCATAGTGTCCACATGTACACATGTTGTTGTTTTTCGATAATGATGCACTTCCATTAATAGAACATCGTCCATCGCATTTAATGCGGTAGAACAAAACCTTATCTAGATCACCTTGTGATGGTCGTCATGAGTAGGGACACTCATGGAACTGGAGCCATACCACCTACGTCTCTCGTGATCCCAGGAGAATCTCTACTAAGGGTTGTCTTGCCCTTGGTGCATTTTAAACTGACTGATGGAGCAAGAAGCATTGCATTGTTGTGTCATTTCGTCTCCCTCTCATTCGCTCACCACACCACCAACTCTGCCTACACTCATTTTCTTTCCTTTCCCTTCCATGCATGATGATGGTTTATTAGGCAGCAAGTGCGGCAGATTTTTGGGTTCAGTTACAGTCAGTGTCTGGATGAATTGGCATGCGAGAGGAGACGAAGAATACACAAAATGAAGGGTCGGACCAGGCAGCAGAATGTGGGAATGAAGGGAAAGAAAGGGAGGAGTGGTAGCTTCTGCCATTTCACTGCTGCACGCTATCTATCTTTATGGGCCAACAAGCTACAGTCCAACAACGACGAGGAGCAGTGCATAGCACCTCCTACTCCTCCTATCTTCTTTGAA is a genomic window of Zea mays cultivar B73 chromosome 5, Zm-B73-REFERENCE-NAM-5.0, whole genome shotgun sequence containing:
- the LOC103627908 gene encoding protein ALP1-like — encoded protein: MSRPLFLRILQGLQQHDIYFTQRVDATGMPGLGPLQKVCAAMRILAYGLPSDAVDEYIQIGESTARECLHHFCRAIIDCFSAWYLRTPTQDDINRIMHNSESRGFPGMLGSIDCMHWEWRNCPTAWRGQFCGRNGRASMILEAVATYDLWIWHAFFGMPGTNNDVNVLHRSPVFDPITTGRMPPVNYTVNGNAYNFGYYLADGIYPNWPTFVKAIRHPYEEKKVYFTQMQESCRKDIERAFGVLQARWAVLRGPAYGWDRNRLTEIMTACIIMHNMIVEDEGPFAANIDFGDNSSRIDSSQIIAEGRAEWVINHFDLRRQDRSCSLQNDLVEHLWSRRGSM